From Clostridia bacterium, a single genomic window includes:
- the nagB gene encoding glucosamine-6-phosphate deaminase, whose amino-acid sequence MRVIVTWDYDDMSRQGASIVADRIRRKPDLVLGLATGTTMVGLYREVVELYRRGLLDMAEVTTFNLDEYVGLNPQDPRSFRYFMQEHLFGKTNIDPRRIHLLPSQLNPQDAEQVAADYEKEIEKAGGIDLQILGLGRNGHIGFNEPGAPLESRTRVVDLDRETVEINSQPFLPLRVPRQSITMGIKTIMRAKEILLLASGAEKALALARALEGPVTPEVPASVLQLHPAVTVVADREAASHLNSSLCQVRVG is encoded by the coding sequence ATGAGGGTAATAGTAACCTGGGATTACGATGATATGAGTCGTCAGGGGGCAAGCATTGTTGCCGATCGCATACGCCGTAAGCCCGACTTGGTGCTGGGACTAGCAACCGGAACCACCATGGTGGGCCTTTACCGCGAGGTGGTAGAGCTGTACCGTAGAGGGCTTTTGGACATGGCTGAAGTCACTACCTTTAACCTGGATGAGTATGTTGGCTTGAATCCCCAAGACCCGCGCAGCTTCCGTTATTTCATGCAGGAACACTTGTTTGGCAAAACCAACATTGACCCCAGGCGTATCCACCTGCTGCCCAGCCAGCTAAATCCCCAAGATGCGGAACAGGTTGCCGCTGACTATGAGAAGGAGATTGAGAAAGCCGGGGGAATTGACCTCCAGATCCTGGGCCTTGGGCGCAACGGGCATATTGGTTTCAACGAGCCCGGGGCCCCGTTGGAATCCCGTACCCGGGTGGTCGATCTGGATCGGGAGACGGTGGAAATCAATTCTCAACCCTTTTTGCCTTTGAGGGTTCCGCGTCAGTCCATTACCATGGGGATTAAGACCATCATGAGGGCGAAAGAGATTCTTTTGCTGGCTTCTGGTGCAGAAAAAGCTCTGGCCTTAGCGCGGGCCCTGGAGGGGCCGGTTACGCCGGAGGTTCCAGCGTCGGTATTGCAGCTCCACCCGGCAGTGACGGTGGTTGCCGACCGGGAGGCTGCCTCGCACCTGAATTCAAGCTTATGCCAGGTCAGGGTGGGGTAA